Below is a window of Ornithodoros turicata isolate Travis chromosome 7, ASM3712646v1, whole genome shotgun sequence DNA.
CGGTATATATCTAGGCCCAACGCGGGCACAACTCAATTAATTCTCGCAGAGGGGACTTCGAACGGAGCGGTTTCCGTTTTGGAAACTTCCCCGTGGTACGCAACCCTTTCCAGCAGGTGCGTCAGTCTCCTTCTGTGGGAATGGGCCAAGGGAGCATCGAGGGGTAGAGCGGCTACGTTGTGAGTGACCTACAGCGAAAAGAGAAAAGGATTTGTGACCCGGAAATTGGCGCCTAGTGACCCTCCCTTTCGGTCGTGCAATTTCTCCCCTCGTGTCACAGGAGTAGGAAGCCGGTGGAACATGTCTGGTTGGCTGAGGCTTACGTTTGCAATGGAGGGTTGCGCTTGACAGGTCGACATTTTGTGAGCGTTCGAGAGTGGAGCAAAAGGCCATGTCGAATCGACGGCTGAGGTGCGGTAACTGCGCAAGCGGCCGACGCTTCCGCTTTCTAAGAACGTCACGGgggtttcctttttttgtttttgttgtgggCAGGCACGTGTAGGTGCAAAATATGTAGTGTGCTCGTGCTGGTAGGAGTCTCGTGGGACAGGAAAAAGAGCAAGGTCTGCTCTCAGAGTTATTGGCGACACGGCACGCTTCAGCGGAAGGTATCAGGAGGTGACGGATTGAAGTCACTCGTTGATTGGAGGTCGGCCGATCAGTTATCCGAATGCATCCCGAGTGCGATCCGATGACACAACGAGAAGAATGGGTCAGAAACGTGCTCAGCGGCTATGTGGTGATCCGGCGTAGGCACAGTAGCGTGCGGCTCTAGAACGCGAgggaacaaataaaggaagggAAGCTCATGGAAGTAAATTGCGAATCCGTACTTTAGAACCGCTTTTTATTTGCAAAATTTGTTAATTCTTGTGTGTATCGGCGAAAGGCTAAGGTGGTTCAAAGCTCCCTTGCATCAACACAAGTGAAAATAAACTGCGTACAGTTCAGAGTCAGAAACTGTGAAGGTGGTTGTTGAATAGtccctttattttattttttaattccgcgttagcgccgcgaagcaactgtggctaggagcggcgtacagacatgaacagatggagagaggacagcaggaaggagtggggaacaaggggattagtatgcgtcctgggccgacttctactTCCGACTTCTACAATCATTTCGTAGCCACATAAAAGTAACCCATTGCCACGTTAGATACTCTGTCATCTGTAGCCTCCGAATGTTTTACGGGAACTCTGTCTTTGCACGATGTCGAACTTCATTTTTAAAGTACAGTACCCATTTGAGAGAGGGCGGACAGCTGCGGAAAACACTGAGGGTCATAAAGCCGAATGAATTATTTTGAAGTGTCTAAATTATTATTTCTGTTTTGCGAATCCTACTCGGTTTTTCATACTCGCTTCAGCGAAGTAGGTCTCTTCCTCCAGCTTCCTGGATAATTATGAATAAATCATGAAAGTAACGAACAGAGAAGGCAAAAAAGTGGGTATTTCATGACTAAGATGCTTTgcgccaaaaagaaaaaaaagaaagaacgaggggacgacaaaagaacaaaaatggaGAAAATGACGATGGGCGAATGGGTGGGAGGAACAACCACAGCTATGTTGGTACAGCGTTTGCATATTTTCCTCGTAGTGCACGCCTAGGGATATTATTTTTTAGAtgttttttcattaaaaatgcgCATATTTTCTTCTTCAGATCTCTGTTTAACTTTTCCGCTACACTGTTCCCCACGACCTTCGCGACGTTGACAGTTTTAAAAAACCGTCGCCAGCACCAACCATCATCCACCTGATTAATCACTCGGATATTGTTAATCGTATTTTTTTCGAATCGTCGACTGACGTCACAGACTCCTACGAGAAATCACCTGATATGCGAGTGTGGAGTAACTTTTCGCTTTTAACTATAGATTTGGCTATATTTGAAGCTGAACTATTAAACTCAATTCAAAATTTAAAAATGCAGATAAGAAACCATGGTTGAACGTCGTGTGTACACAGATCTCTTGCCTTTATTTGTCTTCGCGTCCCCGACTTGTCTAGCGAGTGTCCTTACCCTCTCCTTTATGTTAAATAATATTAAATGGAATTGTAGACTTTTAAGTAATTTCTGATACAGTCTAAAAGCCTCAAGTCGTGAGCCCTCTGCACAGGGGACAGGGTATAGTTTGGATAAACCACGCGACAGAATGTCAGTCCACTCACAGGAAAGCGATAAGGGGGTATTCGTAGACCGCCCTGGATCCACAGAAGAAAACACGTGCGCCACACCTTGAAGTCTTATCCCCTTgtttgggagagggaccaatcagcacgctccacgggcaataggggagaggggagactggggagctgcgcagagAGCTGACCTACTTGCGTTGCATATCTCCAACAGAAACGGTCCTTCTTCTGGGTTTTTCGAGacgtccgtttttttttcttgtgtgtgtgttagcgccgcgaagcaactgtggctatgtgcggcgtacagacgtggacaggtggagagagtacagcaggaggaagtgggggacatgggggttAGTCAGTTtgcctcctgggccaacttcagggggaactgtgtcgacattcgtctggaaagtctactGGACACCacgcgggattcgaacccgtgtaacCTCACGATCTCGGCGTAAAAATAGACGTCCGTCAAGAATTATATTTACCCAACGACTGAACACGACAGCAACCCTTCTCCGCACATTAAACGTGACAAGCAGATCCATGACTGCTCTTTCACCGTAAGCTTGCACAGCGCTAACAACCTTCACAAGGAACCATCTTGTTCCTCAGCATCGCATTACGACGATACACAACACTCGCATTCAGACCCAATTAGCCACACACGGGAAAGAACATCAacgtaaaaaaatttaaaatgtCCGGCTTTTCCGGGGGTATACCTTTCGTCACATCGGGGTATTAAGTGTGTGATTCATGTTGCTGAACGGATGCTAATGTTGTTAGGAGAGTGTTAAACGAGTCCCTCAACTGTGTCCTCTTTCCAAGTCGCCATTGCGATCATTTATCATAGCCTAGACGACCATCGCGTGCCTTAGGCTCTGTTCGAACCAGTTCACGTTTAAAAGTGAAAGTACAGGAGGAGGAAAAGTGCTCTAAGTGGCTACACTGCACCCGTGGGGTAATCGGCACAATACAAAGTACGCATCAATAATATTGTCAGATAGTCGCATTAATAATAGCTGTTGCTGGTGAACCACAATTTGAAGCACGTGAGAAAGCCGGCGCTGTCGTGTTGGGTGTAGAAATTGGGAAGCGAATGGCAAATAGATGACATTACCGAAACCCTGGGAGTTCAGCGAGGCTGAGTAATAAACCACGTGGTTCCTGCTTATAATCCAATGAGCGGGAACTGATGATCCACTGTGCGCGGGATTGGCTCGTGTAAAAGATTGCAGTTGGCAGTGTTGGGTTCTAACTTTctggatttatttattttttaatgccGCTGAGGTACGTTCATTACATGTAGGGCAAACCAGTGGGCGCGGTTTTTATGTTGGACTTCAGTGAAGTCCATCCATTGATCTCTGTAAGTTGTGGAAGAATGGCCTGCGTGTATTCGGAAGGATTATGATGGGGGAGCCCTCATGTTGGTCGACATGTAAAACCCTCCCTTGTCTTTGTTGTGGTTCCCGAGCAACGTACATGAGGCGACTAATGCGAGTATAGTATTTCTATTTCATACTCTGGTTTTGCGACCATCATGCAGGTGAACATAACGTGCAGGGCAGGGTATACGAACCATGGTTGCCACTTTCTGCAACTGACAACCACGTAAATAGCCGTGTTGGAAAGGCTTCGAATATGTACATATATCGTCTTTGTCCATCATATGACGGTTCAGATTCTAAATATAGTCAGCTCATGAACAGAAGAATTTTTCTctacttatttttttcttatataCTCCCTTCTACGccttcttatttttatttttttctgcttgaGAGCTGCTGCGTGAGGCTTCTTTTTTCtattcttttgttttgtttttaaaacGCTACTTTTCTCCGGCCATTCACTAAATGTTTCGCTTACAGCGTACATGCGTTTTCCAACAACCGTCTGCAAAAGCGGAACACAATGCTCTTCCGAAACAAGGAAGACGCAAAGAGGTGGGAAAACCAGCACGTTCACGAGCACTCTCGACTCCGGAGCGGGGATTTTCCTCCGGAGTCGCGCGCCTGGCTGTGCTGCCCTCGATTTCCCGTTTCATTTGACACAGACGAGTGTTTGCAGAGGACTGTCGATAAATGATCCGCGCATTATTATCGGTCGAGGTAATCGCACCCGATATCTTCGCTGAGGGGGAATAAAATTATCTTTTCCGCGTTTGCGAGTCCGATTAGTGTAATTGGACTAGGTTGCTATAGGGCAGATTACGGGCACGTGTTGCGAGCTGCTCAATTACGCTTAAGCTTAGACAAAAGAACAGGGAAAGGTGACAGAaatggtaacagaaacggagTCGGTATAATACCGGGAATATAGCCGATAACCGGTaagagaaacagaaacggatatcgcacacTCGGAGTACGTGAaatagaaacggaaacgaatatTATTTCTGGTAATAATTTGCAGAACCCGAGTTATTGTTATCATTTGCCGTATTATTTACATAAAATTACGAAATAAAACTGAATGAGGcgaactaaaattaactgaggAAGTAAAGCTAGAATAAACTATCAAACTGGAACATATAAGAAAATAGTATGCGAAGGAAGTTGTGAcgattagaaaaaaatatttgaacaaGACCTCCGTGCAGCagtctgcacttcatcaggttaaaTAGTATGCAACTTAAATAGTCGGCAGTAAACAGAGGAATCACGGTTCTTTTCGCTCATGGTGACTCGCAAGTCGTAAGCATGTGCAACATTTGTCAAAACCACATTCAAGTGTTAGCTGGTATTCAAAGAAACTACTACGTACTATATTTTTGAATAGGTGGCCCCTGTTGTGTGATCCCTGGAGAATGTATATGTAGAGGTATTACATTTTGTGACAGTCTCAAAGCCCCTCCCCCCACCccaagaaaaaggaaggaagaaagaaaaaggggggaTACAACGAACCCGGGGGAGGAGTGGTACCGGTACCTGGAACGGAATCGTAACGGAAACGAATCCAACGATGGCGGTAACTCAAACAGAAACAATTCTGGACCCGTCACCGGAGGCGGTAACGGAAACCaaaaaagattccgttacctttccctgcatTCACGTTTTCGGTACAGTTTCTGGCTAAAGTGCCGGTACACACTTAAAAgctatatttattttatttcgtactATAAATCAACCTCGCGATGTTCGTATTATATGTATCGCAAGCCTCGTGATGTTTTTGCGTTCGGTGCCGAGTTAAATTTATTCAATTATTGCAGCAAATCTAATTCGTAATTGTTAGTTAATTTAATAATACGAtataattaattaaataaataaaattcaaaACCATAAATTGTTACTTCTACGCCCAAGACGTCGCGGACCCCTCCACCGGTGAGTCCCTTCCTTTTTATTtgatctttccttttccttctgttttgtgAGCCGTCAACTGTATATTCACCACTACATTATGTAAGTTCAACGGTGCACCCCGCAAAAATCCTCGCGTCACATCCCTTTGCTACAGAGGAAAACGAAGGGAAGTATTCGGGAAACATTTCCGCAAGAGTCATGGTGCCGCAGCAAAGAAACTCCTTGCTGCGAAACGCGACACCCGCCACAAcacgctgtttttcttttcttgttcccCTTGTGGGCAAATCAGTTCGTTCCCATGACGCGGTCGAACTCGCGTGACTTTTGTGATACACGACACTTTCACATCAAAGTGCAAAGCGACGATACTGCACTGTTACCAGCAAAGTGAGCATTGTTACCCCCTCGTATGCCTCATGCACTGTGTGACATGCGGGAATGCACGTATCGCGCTACTGCAACTCATCATCTCTACGTGTCAGTGGTATAGTTTCcggtgttgtttgtttgttttgattGGGGTTGTTTTTAAGGGCGAGGGCAATAATATGTTCAGCGCCATATGTGGCCAAGCAAAAGACAGAAAGAGAGAATAGAATATATGAATTCGTGAATACCGTGCATTCATTGGTTCCATTTGCTAACATTAATGAGTTTTACTTTCTGAGTTTCTTCATTTACCTTTTACTAAGGGCGAGAGGAGGCTATGGCACAGGAGTAGCAAAGTTTACATAATGCCTTGCCAACACGTACCTGAGCTTGGAGGAAGAGACAAAGATGATTTACGTTCTGTTCATTTGTCTTTTCTCTCAAGCTCTGGACATGTTTCCCAATGTCAAGTATGCAGCAGCTGGCTTGCATATTACTTTTATTTTCCACTTTACATGATCAAATGATCAAATTTTCTTAGGACTTCTGAAGCAGCCCATCAAGCAATCAGTCGTATAAAGTAAATAAACGCAAATAAAGTAAAAATCGCACGGCCACCTTCGCACACTGTTATCATCACTTTTAGCTTCATGTTTCAACGCCGAACGCAAGGAAAAAGCAAGCAAAGAAgtgaaaatacaaaatacaaatgAGCCAAACTCAATACATGGTAATCTCACCGTACACTGTTCGGCGTGTGATGTCAAGAAATATGAATTGTTTTAAATAGGATTAACCTTGTGTAGAAATTATGCAGCAAAATTAAGCGTAGTTTTGCCGCATTATTACAGCTCGTGTAGTTTCTAAGTCTGCGTGTTAGAACATATCGAGTTATAAGATTCAAGCCGACAATAATTTTTTCAAATTAACGGCCAAAACCCCCAATATAATACGCTCACGAAACGCCGCTATCCCGCGAATATAACTTACCAGAATAGCATAGGAGCAGATGACAGCAACGAGACGTCGTTTCAGCCGACCACAGCATCCCATTCTGCTTCTGCATACCACATTAAACCACTCCGACGCGCAGATGAGAAAAAAAACTCCTTTCAAAAGAAACCTTGAATCCGGTTCTTCCTTACGCACCACACCACATGGCCCACGGAAGATCAGGAGACACCACAAAAGATCACACGGGGGAAGAAGATGCGACTGCAGCAGAAGGAGCGCGACCGAGCACTGAGAGCAGAGAGAAGCTTTCCTCCAGCGGGTGCCTTCCGGACGGGCCTGGCGAGGGGAGACCTCCTTCTTGCCAGCGAGGAATTCTTGGTTGCATACTCCCACTACAAAGCCGCATCAACCCTACGCACGCTTGGGagcggtctttttttttttttttcgtgttggcgccgcgaagcaactgtggcgatgAGCGGAATATAGATGTCGGCAGATGGAGAGCGGACAACAGGAATGAGTGGGGGcacggggggttagtatgccacctgggccgactgtgccgacatccgtcttGAAAGTCttctggaaaacccagggaaaacctcagatggTATAGCCGATGGTAGGATATACCTCACCTTGACCTAACCACCTGCAGTGATAGAACGAGTAATGCAAAATGCATGTGAAGAACACACTAGAAGGAACATGATGGACTAGTTGCATATGGTCGAGTAGATAAAAGCATCTGCTCGCCAGCAGGGTCGTGTTGAAGACTAggagatggtgggttcgaatcctaccactggctgtgctgcctgaggctttccctgggtttccccgCAGActgtccagacgaatgtcggcacgctTCCCtcgaagttggcccaggacgctcaCTAACTCctccccctgtctcccactccttcgtCGGTCCTGTCATCTCTCCACCTGTTCACGTctttacgccgctcataaccacagttgcttcgcggcgctaacacggaataaaaaagaaaacttcatGAAAAGTAATTGAAGCAAACAGACTAACACAGCACAGGCCTAAGAACAAATATTTGAGAATGTGAGGAGAGTGTGTTCGGGTCCTTTTTGTTGAATGAGTCCCCATTGGCAAGCCGTCGATTACACAATAGAGTAGAGGCATGCGCaacctgggaggtacccgggttcgaatcccggtgccggctgtgctgtctggggcttttcctgggttttcctcctcagacgctttcagacatatgttggcacagttcccttaaaagtcggcccaggacgcacattcccccagggcgtcagtcgtgacgttgcccacatgcgtgaggccgacaacggcaagccctttcaccatcaccaccaccagagGCGTGCGCACTTGTCCAAGAAATGCGTGGTGAGATCGATTCCCGCAGCTGTCTCGCTTTTGGGACGACTGCCATATATCAATATTTCATAGCAAAATAAATCACCGCATTCAAAGTCCCTCTTCTACCACGGCACCATGGCACATGGCCATCAAACCATGCCACAAAGTCGCTGGCGTCCGTGACAGGCCGGTTTGGCTACGCTCAGAGATGCCATCCACAACAGGAGAAAGGAATGGTTGTCGAATCGTTAGACTGGCAGCATATTCCCCGCACTCCAAACGCAGGTGCTACCAATGCTTCATCCTGATCTGGCCTGAACGGGCTAAACTGCACTAATTTAAATCTGATTTTCAAATGCATGGATTTAGATATCAGGTGCTGGATTTTTACCGCCTGCTGAAGCACCAGTGACGCTATGAGGCTGACCTCTGCTGTGAATAACCAGCTTCAGCACCTCACCGATTAGTCAATAACTGAGACAACAGTGCGTTACACAATTTTAATGCCCTGTCATAGCTATAGGGTTCCAAACTTGTTccaaaaataataacaataataggCGCCGGGAATGAAGCTATTCAGATGGCTAAACATTCATGGTAATAGGCTCCGAAGGTGGCCTCTTGAGCAGTGTTTCTTCAATGGCTGCGAAGAATCTGTGTGTAAAAGGTAGCGGTGAAATAGCTTCATTAAGCCACCTTCATATAGGGGTACCTTCAGCAACTCCGCGGTGTCCGTTAAACTGAAAGTACATGTATCGAGACATTATTTACGGGGGCCCCTCGACGCGTTACGGTTAGTGGCCGGTTGACTTTGCTCCGTCTCTGGACGATCGTGCCCAGGAAGGGCGGACAAATGGCTTCGCTGCGGCGAATGGTCAGGTGACTCGTCTTCGGGACCACCAGACGGTGCTGTCTCTTTGGCAAGGGAAACGCCACCTACAGGAATAGCTCTTGCCTGAGAATTATTACTGACTTGTTTCTTCCCTTTTGTCTTCTTCCTCTCATGCTTGAGTGTCTGTAACTTATGGGACAGCTCTGCCGTGAGTACCTCCATTTCTTCTATGACTATGGACTCAATGGACTTCTTGTCGTGCGTATCGGAAGGATGACCCGCTGTCGCTGATGTTGCATCGAAAGGTTTTGAGGCGGCTGTGCTTTGCGGTCTTCCATCTTTGACGGCTTCTGTGTCTTTTGGAATTGATTGTCTTCTAGGCTGGTCCGTCGTAGAAGCCTGGATTGCTTGTCTTCTAGGCTGGTCCGTCGTAGAAGCCTGGATTGCTTGTCTTCTAGGCTGATCCGTCGTAGAAGCCTGGGTTGCTTGTCTTAAAGGCCCCTGTTTTTCTGCTTCCACGCCTTCTACAGAAGCGTCAAGCACTTGATATTCCCTGGTTGGTTCAGCCACTGGCTTCTTAATGGTTACGCCTGTCTCGGAGTCAATGGTCTTGGAAGGCAGCTTGATGTTATCTTGTGCCGCCTTAGTGGGAACATCAGGCTGAGCAGCTGGAGCCTCGTTCCGCGAGTCAGGCTCGATAGCTTTGGTATCGATCGCATGCTTGGTAGAGGGTACTGCTTTCTCGATTATTAGCGAAACGTCAACTGTTCGTTTTGACGCTGTGCTCTTCAAAGCTGGCGTACCTGGATGAGGCCAAGGCTGCGGCAGCTGTTGTGAGACAGGCTGTGGAACAGGCGTGGTAAAATCACGAGCAACAGGCTGTACTAAAGGCTTAAATTGAGACAGTGCCATGTTCTGCTGCTGTGCTTGCCCAATCTTCTCCATCATCATACTTTTGTTAGCAAGCAGTTGTGCATTTTCGTCCCACATAGGGGGCACCATTGTCCACGGCGAAATTGGCTGTCCAGGTTTCGTTAGCGGTGATTGAATCATCTGCGCCATCTTGCCCTTCCCATGCTGCATGACATCTCTCTTGACGGGTTTTGCCTGTGGTGAAACCTCGGGTCGCGGGCTTCGTCTCTCCTCTTTGGCTACAACCGCTAACGGCTTCCCTTTTCTCTTCCCGTTTGTTTTGTCTTCTGAGGGAGGCACTGCTTTCTTTCTATCCTCTTTCTTtggcgtttttttcttttcttccttttgcgGTGTTTCAGACGATACAGATTCCTTCGAAGACACGTCTTCGGATGATTTTGAAGAGGTCAACGAGGTCCCGCTGGCCGATGATATGGACTTACAGCGCCGTCTCATTCGTGCGAGtgacctcctcctccttctggGCGAAGTCGAATCGACTGAGCCTTTGGATTCCCTGCGCAGCGTAGGACCAGCAACGGTGATGTCCGTTTGCATAGCTGAAGTCATACATTCATCAGCACCGACGTCGATTTGCACGCTTCGGCGTCGGAGAGGATGAGGTTTATCTGTCTCTTGAGTCTTCTGTTCTTTAGGGGTACCTTCGACAGGTTTTGCCAAAGAGCTATCTTTCAGCTTTGTTTCGTCAGCCTTCTTCTCTGATGATTCCTCTGCCTTTTTCTCCGGTGGCTTCGACTCTACTGGTTGTGACAACATCAGTTCTGTTTGTTTACTTTTCCTTCTGGACTTCCTCGGTTTCTCTTTTGATTCGTCTGACTTTTTTTCTGCAGATGCGTCTGTAGGTTTAGATGGCAGATTTTCGGTCTTGTCTATCTCTTGGCCTTTCTTCTTGGACTTTCCAAGTTTTTCCTTCGAGCCTCCTTTGGTTGGTTGCTGTTCGGAACTTTCTCCTTTCTCCTTTGACACGTCTTTGTCTTTAGATATTTTTGCAGATTGTGATTCCGTAGTCAATGATTCGAGGGTGCTCATAGCGCTGCTCTCGCCAGCACTCTTTCTCTTTCTGGAAACCGACGCCCTTCGTTTGCGCCTAGGCCTGGCTTTTCCTTTGCCTTTAAGGTCGTCTTCGCTTACATCTCTGGTTGATTTCGACGCTTTGACGGCATCGCCCTTCGTGGAGTCTTTCCTTCGTCCCCTGATCGCGCCCGATGTTTCGGTTTCTTCAATGGTGGAAGCTTCTGACAACTCGGTGCGATGCTTCCCCTTTGACATCTTTCGCTTCGATGCCGGTTTCTGCTTGGCACCTTCAGGATGCTCAGCACCagtcgttttttgtttttcttctttcgtctCCCGTTTGAACTCTGAGGAGAGCTTCTCCTCGTCTTCCAATACTTCCTTTTTGCCTTTCTCTTCCGATGCACGCCTCCTTGACGGCTTCTTAACGCACGGTTCCTCTGGCTCAACCCGATGCCTTGGCAGTTTAACAGCTTGCTCAGCCAGTACCCCTTCATGTCGCATGGAAGGTTTAAGTTCCTTGATTGAGCTCGCTCCTTCATCGGTCGAACGCGCCCGAACTGATGACGCAGCTGACGCAAGGGATTCTTGCGACCCTTTGTAGACAATTCGTATGTTCACTGTTATCTCACTGTCACTCTTGGAAACTTCTGGGCCGTGACTTCCCACTACTTTCGGAACGAAATCCCTCTCATAACCTGGCGGGTGCATTCGACTGGACCCCGTTGCAGGTAGTGAGGGCTGACCAATCACTTCTTGGAAGGCCTCCAGACGAGCCGTGTGTGCCAACTGCGATGGACTTTTGTCCAAATCTGCGGTCGCCACGCTGGTGGCGCGGATTCGTTCAACTCGAGGCCGCTGTAACGCGTAAGACTGAACAGGTAGATATTCCTCGGGTCCTTCAGCTGCTTTCCTTGATGAAGAGCTTCTCTGCGTTACGCAGGATGCAATATACGTCATTGGAGCCTCGTCGGAGTGCTTGATGTCTGTGATGCTGGCCGCTCTCATCATCCGAGCAGATTTCCTTCGATCGCGAGCTTCAACATATATAACGTCTTCACTCTCTTCTGACGACACTCTCCTTGAGTTGGAGTGCAATAACGGGCAACCTACATTACCGGGGAGTTGCATCGCTTCACAGCTTTCCTTATTGGACATTGCACTAGCAAGATTAGTGAACATCTGGATACCGTCTTGTATTTTCATAAGACTCCAAGACAACGTGTCGCTTGCCGAATCGTCCATAGCGCGCAGAGGGGGAGGATCCTGCTGACTTGGGGAGACAGTAAGACTTCCACAACGAGAGCAAAGCTCATGGAACGGATGGTCGTGACCTGGTCTTAACGACCGGTCGTAGATATTACGGATCTTCAACGGTGAAGAATCGGGGTATGTTACGGGAGAGCCGCAGGTCCTACAATATCGTGTCACCCTGGAAGAACAGGCAATTGCAGTGTCCGACACGCTTCGTACGGCTTGGCAAATGCGGTGCACAGTTTCCGCTTGTTCTCTCGCAACAGGAACTGCCGAACATTCCGGACATGCAGCGGGACGTGCACGAGAAGTGTCGGTTTGCTTCGGTCGACTCTTCTTGGGGATCCGGAGCAACATAGATGTTACTGTGGTGTCGTCCTCCCCGGGCGGTGCAAGAGCAATCACAGGTTTCATCTTGGACGTGGCTAGTGCCTTGTTGACTTTCCTGGAAGCCATGTCGTGCAACGGCCACAGAATATCACGACGAATGTCACAGTGAATGTCTCGCTTTTGTGCTGGTGTCTTACTGAGCACGCGCAGGCTTCTTTTTCCGTTCCAACATGATATGAGCTCGTGCTGTGTTTCAGCCcatggtacagtgctggacaaaagtttacggaacacgctccggcgcattccttcctcagagtgagaTCCTAGCAGGACATACAGACATGTGcttaggtaacccagtcacctgtttctaggtccgtacggtaccattcacCTTCTTTTTATGTCTTTCCGGGAAATGAGCCATAAGTATCTGGCTTGCTACTCgactagacaaaaaaaaaaaaaaaaaaaaaacgatcgtTACACGTTGAAATTCATGTCACACATTGTAaggccctggcgatgaaactcctcattcatctcacaatgaagttgttgttgttactctCGTCCAAGAATATGAGAAGGAATTTTGCGGCCTTGAAATTTGGCGCCGAGGATTTCCTTCAGAAGCGCGACTCTGTTAATCTTGAATAGGCTTTCTTGTATAGATTCGGTTTCCT
It encodes the following:
- the LOC135399854 gene encoding titin-like translates to MASRKVNKALATSKMKPVIALAPPGEDDTTVTSMLLRIPKKSRPKQTDTSRARPAACPECSAVPVAREQAETVHRICQAVRSVSDTAIACSSRVTRYCRTCGSPVTYPDSSPLKIRNIYDRSLRPGHDHPFHELCSRCGSLTVSPSQQDPPPLRAMDDSASDTLSWSLMKIQDGIQMFTNLASAMSNKESCEAMQLPGNVGCPLLHSNSRRVSSEESEDVIYVEARDRRKSARMMRAASITDIKHSDEAPMTYIASCVTQRSSSSRKAAEGPEEYLPVQSYALQRPRVERIRATSVATADLDKSPSQLAHTARLEAFQEVIGQPSLPATGSSRMHPPGYERDFVPKVVGSHGPEVSKSDSEITVNIRIVYKGSQESLASAASSVRARSTDEGASSIKELKPSMRHEGVLAEQAVKLPRHRVEPEEPCVKKPSRRRASEEKGKKEVLEDEEKLSSEFKRETKEEKQKTTGAEHPEGAKQKPASKRKMSKGKHRTELSEASTIEETETSGAIRGRRKDSTKGDAVKASKSTRDVSEDDLKGKGKARPRRKRRASVSRKRKSAGESSAMSTLESLTTESQSAKISKDKDVSKEKGESSEQQPTKGGSKEKLGKSKKKGQEIDKTENLPSKPTDASAEKKSDESKEKPRKSRRKSKQTELMLSQPVESKPPEKKAEESSEKKADETKLKDSSLAKPVEGTPKEQKTQETDKPHPLRRRSVQIDVGADECMTSAMQTDITVAGPTLRRESKGSVDSTSPRRRRRSLARMRRRCKSISSASGTSLTSSKSSEDVSSKESVSSETPQKEEKKKTPKKEDRKKAVPPSEDKTNGKRKGKPLAVVAKEERRSPRPEVSPQAKPVKRDVMQHGKGKMAQMIQSPLTKPGQPISPWTMVPPMWDENAQLLANKSMMMEKIGQAQQQNMALSQFKPLVQPVARDFTTPVPQPVSQQLPQPWPHPGTPALKSTASKRTVDVSLIIEKAVPSTKHAIDTKAIEPDSRNEAPAAQPDVPTKAAQDNIKLPSKTIDSETGVTIKKPVAEPTREYQVLDASVEGVEAEKQGPLRQATQASTTDQPRRQAIQASTTDQPRRQAIQASTTDQPRRQSIPKDTEAVKDGRPQSTAASKPFDATSATAGHPSDTHDKKSIESIVIEEMEVLTAELSHKLQTLKHERKKTKGKKQVSNNSQARAIPVGGVSLAKETAPSGGPEDESPDHSPQRSHLSALPGHDRPETEQSQPATNRNASRGPRK